The genome window ACCTCGACCAGATTAAGGAGCAGCTCTCTCGGACGCCGCATGAGGCACCACGGTTGATTCTGCCAGCAGAACCAAAGCCGATTGACCAGTACGAAATGGAAGACATCAAATTGGAGGGTTACACTCACGAGGCCGCAATTAAGGCTCCGGTAGCAGTCTAGGAGGTTTCAAATGACAGAAGTAAACTTTGTGTGGGCGGAGGACCTCGACGGCTGGATTGGCAAGGACCATGACCTTCCTTGGCACGTAAGCGCGGATTTGCGTCACTTCAAGAAGGAGACGGTCGGTCATCCCGTCGTGATGGGCCGGCGTACCTACGAGTCAATTGGCCGGCCGTTGCCCCAGCGGGAGAATATCGTCCTGACTCACCACTTGATTGCTGATGAGCGGGTCCAGTCGTTTGCTACGACTGCTGATTTTAAACAGTGGTTAGCCCAGACTGATGCGGAAACGGTGAGCGTTATCGGTGGTGCACAGGTATTTGCCCAGCTGTTTGACCAGGCAACAGTGTTGACCCGGACAATAATCAACGGTCACTATAATGGCGATACAAAAATGCCACCGATCGATTATGATCAGTGGCACCGGGTTAGCCGCGAACCGGTCGAAGAAGCCGGCCAGGTTGTCTGCTGGTTTGAAAAATGGGTGTTAGACGTAAAAAAGGATTGAGAAGTACATCAGTGCTGTTCCGGCCAGAACGAAGAAGTGCCAGATGAAATGGGTGTAAGCGGTTGGCCGACTGTACAGCAACGCCCCTAAGGTAAAAGTAATACCGCCGGCTAGCAAGAGGCCAAAGCCCACCGGCCCCAGTGCGTGCCAGAGGGGGAAGAAGGCAAAGACACACAGCCAGCCCATCAGGACGTAAATCAGGGTCGAGTAGTTGCTCTTGTGTTTGAGCC of Limosilactobacillus oris contains these proteins:
- a CDS encoding dihydrofolate reductase, with the protein product MTEVNFVWAEDLDGWIGKDHDLPWHVSADLRHFKKETVGHPVVMGRRTYESIGRPLPQRENIVLTHHLIADERVQSFATTADFKQWLAQTDAETVSVIGGAQVFAQLFDQATVLTRTIINGHYNGDTKMPPIDYDQWHRVSREPVEEAGQVVCWFEKWVLDVKKD